In Dyadobacter subterraneus, a single genomic region encodes these proteins:
- a CDS encoding 3-keto-disaccharide hydrolase — protein MKKITMIVAGLLTTAASYAQLQPSKQTPESSELWTPVPRIVTPGKAAPTGYGFSAPSDAIVLFDGKNLDQWVSGNEGGGPAPWTVADGALTCAPKKGDIVTKQSFSDYQLHIEWRTPAKVEGSSQGRGNSGIFMQGIYELQVLDSYNNPTYVNGQAGSIYKQTMPLVNPVVGPGEWQTYDIVYTAPHFNKDGQMTIPPYITVLLNGVLVQNHTAIQGTTPYIGQPMITPHGPGPIRLQDHNNTTSFRNIWIREI, from the coding sequence ATGAAAAAAATTACAATGATTGTGGCTGGTCTGTTAACAACAGCCGCATCGTATGCACAATTACAGCCCTCGAAACAAACTCCTGAATCTAGCGAATTATGGACTCCGGTTCCTCGCATTGTAACACCTGGAAAAGCTGCCCCAACCGGTTATGGTTTTTCAGCACCTTCGGATGCAATTGTTTTATTTGATGGTAAAAATCTTGATCAATGGGTTTCAGGCAATGAAGGCGGCGGGCCTGCACCATGGACAGTTGCTGACGGCGCGTTAACTTGTGCACCTAAAAAAGGTGATATCGTTACCAAACAAAGTTTCTCAGATTATCAGCTTCATATCGAATGGCGTACTCCTGCAAAAGTGGAGGGAAGCAGCCAGGGACGTGGAAACAGCGGTATTTTTATGCAGGGAATTTATGAGCTTCAGGTACTTGACAGCTACAATAACCCAACGTATGTAAACGGACAGGCTGGTTCTATTTACAAACAAACAATGCCGTTGGTAAACCCGGTTGTTGGACCTGGCGAATGGCAGACTTACGACATCGTTTATACTGCTCCGCATTTCAACAAAGATGGACAAATGACAATTCCTCCATATATCACAGTTCTTTTGAACGGTGTTTTGGTTCAAAACCATACAGCAATTCAAGGGACCACGCCTTACATTGGACAACCGATGATCACGCCTCACGGACCAGGCCCGATCAGATTGCAGGATCACAACAACACAACAAGTTTCCGTAATATCTGGATCAGAGAAATCTAG
- a CDS encoding LacI family DNA-binding transcriptional regulator translates to MSKKLSIRDIGKELGISITTVSFILNGKAKEKRISEALTEKVLKFVEEVNFKPNMMAQGLRTGKSKIICLMVEDISNNLLFAQVARLIEEEAHSKGYRIIYCSTDNKTEKAIELIRLFRDRSIDGFIITPPEGIEDEIQSLIDEDIPVVLIDRNLPKLKCNYVGIENLNSSYQAINHLITNGFNNIAFVSIESDQMQMVDRQGGYDKAVSGAGLKSFVKKLNFYNSPEQNVSEIASFLTDNKEIDAVFFSTNYIGVWGLQAIKSLKLNIPNDIAVVSFDDHDLFKFYSPSITVIAQPVPELSTHIIRLMLNALKEKDTNIHEIILPAQLIIRDSSTKAVS, encoded by the coding sequence ATGAGTAAAAAACTTTCCATACGGGATATCGGAAAAGAATTAGGAATATCAATCACGACTGTTTCTTTCATTTTAAACGGTAAGGCCAAGGAAAAACGAATCAGTGAGGCACTTACAGAAAAGGTTTTGAAATTTGTCGAAGAGGTGAATTTCAAACCCAATATGATGGCTCAGGGATTACGGACGGGCAAATCCAAAATCATCTGTCTGATGGTGGAAGATATTTCCAATAACCTTCTTTTTGCCCAGGTTGCAAGATTGATTGAGGAGGAAGCGCATAGTAAAGGTTACCGCATTATTTATTGCAGCACGGATAACAAAACAGAAAAAGCCATAGAACTCATCCGCCTTTTTCGTGATCGCTCCATTGACGGATTTATTATCACACCTCCGGAAGGAATTGAAGATGAAATCCAATCGCTTATTGATGAGGATATTCCCGTTGTTCTGATTGACAGAAATCTTCCAAAACTGAAATGTAATTATGTTGGTATTGAAAACCTGAACAGCAGCTACCAGGCAATTAACCACTTAATCACGAACGGCTTTAATAATATTGCTTTTGTATCAATTGAATCTGATCAGATGCAAATGGTCGACCGGCAGGGTGGCTATGATAAAGCAGTCTCAGGTGCGGGTTTGAAATCATTCGTCAAAAAACTCAATTTTTATAACAGTCCGGAACAAAACGTAAGCGAAATTGCTTCATTTCTTACTGATAACAAGGAAATTGACGCAGTTTTCTTTTCAACCAATTACATCGGTGTCTGGGGTTTACAGGCAATTAAAAGTCTGAAACTGAATATCCCAAACGATATTGCCGTCGTATCCTTTGATGATCACGACTTGTTTAAATTTTATAGTCCGTCTATCACCGTTATAGCCCAACCCGTTCCGGAGCTGTCAACGCATATTATCAGACTTATGCTGAATGCTTTGAAAGAAAAAGATACCAATATTCATGAAATTATTCTTCCTGCACAGCTGATTATCAGGGATTCTTCAACAAAAGCGGTTTCCTGA
- a CDS encoding L,D-transpeptidase family protein — protein MQLSSGLSRSKYISVLILLVFVVLQSCKKDVEKMTTQELVKELSKEKKYTALLEYAGNAGVKTEKFAFKESDAPVFALLEETGYGHQPSLRYINKKVKADTVILKEAAIALVKGESLEKVMEKLEPEYPVYKNLKRHYTRLIGENKKDSAAVVAESINAYRWIHRQAGDAPRLVMVNIRGAYLTGMDADGKDGITMRTVAGKFDTQTPTIDTYATSIVTHPYWNVPKSIAIKEIFPKAAKDEEYLSRNKIEVIDKKGQVVDAGEIDWESMTPEEFPYRFRQETGGDNSLGLLKVEIKNPLAIYLHDTNARYLFNTDQRWRSHGCVRVQHPTELANFMAGEQLLDNDSLMEPDTTSIPPKWHKLKKRIPVFLLYLGADCNEKGDLLYFADVYKRDAPRV, from the coding sequence ATGCAATTATCTTCTGGTTTATCCCGGTCAAAATACATTTCGGTACTGATTCTGCTTGTCTTTGTTGTTCTGCAATCCTGTAAAAAGGATGTTGAAAAGATGACAACACAAGAGCTGGTGAAGGAATTAAGTAAAGAAAAGAAATATACTGCATTGCTGGAATACGCAGGAAATGCGGGAGTGAAAACGGAAAAATTTGCTTTCAAAGAATCCGATGCGCCTGTATTTGCGTTGCTTGAAGAAACCGGTTACGGTCATCAGCCTTCATTAAGATATATCAACAAAAAAGTAAAAGCAGATACGGTTATTTTAAAAGAAGCAGCCATTGCTTTGGTAAAAGGTGAATCGCTTGAAAAAGTGATGGAAAAACTGGAACCTGAATATCCGGTTTATAAAAACCTGAAACGTCATTACACAAGACTGATCGGCGAAAATAAAAAGGATAGTGCAGCTGTGGTTGCCGAATCGATCAACGCATATCGCTGGATTCACAGACAAGCCGGTGATGCACCGCGTTTGGTGATGGTTAATATCCGTGGTGCTTATTTAACAGGAATGGATGCTGATGGAAAAGATGGTATTACCATGAGGACTGTTGCCGGAAAATTTGATACACAAACGCCTACAATTGATACTTATGCTACGAGCATTGTTACGCATCCATACTGGAACGTACCAAAAAGTATCGCGATAAAAGAAATTTTCCCAAAAGCAGCGAAGGATGAAGAGTATTTGTCGAGAAATAAAATTGAGGTAATTGATAAAAAAGGACAGGTTGTAGATGCCGGAGAAATTGACTGGGAATCTATGACGCCGGAAGAATTTCCATACCGCTTCCGCCAGGAAACCGGTGGTGATAATTCGCTTGGATTATTGAAAGTTGAAATTAAAAATCCGCTTGCCATTTATCTACACGATACAAATGCCCGGTATCTTTTCAATACAGACCAGAGATGGAGAAGTCACGGATGTGTGAGAGTACAACACCCGACAGAACTTGCCAACTTTATGGCTGGTGAACAATTGCTGGATAATGATTCCTTGATGGAACCGGATACAACATCAATCCCCCCAAAATGGCATAAATTGAAAAAACGTATTCCTGTTTTCCTTTTATACCTGGGAGCCGACTGTAACGAAAAAGGTGATCTTCTTTATTTTGCTGATGTGTACAAAAGGGATGCGCCAAGAGTCTGA
- a CDS encoding EamA family transporter, protein MKSSKYYIAALSSFSIWGFFSFALKALHNYASLDILFYRVFFCAVLMLVISLLFRQKVLKENYAFFKSLNQKKKREIVVVTLLGGSLLTANWFFFIYAINHISVKAGSLAYLVCPILTTVLAYFILHEKLNRWQWAAVALSAFSCSILSIGHLTDLLYSLIIATSYALYLVSQKKSTGFDKFLLLTFQIVFSSLLLLPFYPVYSANVPTEISFYVLIVVIAIVFTIAPLFLNLYALQGVNSSTMGILLYINPLIGFIIAVFYFKEEITGLQLVAYSLILAAIVIFNKNYIFKSKKELSAL, encoded by the coding sequence ATGAAATCTTCAAAATATTACATCGCAGCACTTTCTTCATTTTCCATCTGGGGATTCTTCAGTTTTGCACTAAAAGCTTTACACAACTACGCCTCGCTGGATATTTTGTTTTACAGGGTTTTCTTTTGCGCAGTTCTGATGCTGGTTATCAGTCTGCTTTTCAGACAAAAAGTTTTGAAAGAAAATTATGCTTTTTTCAAATCGCTGAATCAGAAAAAGAAAAGAGAAATTGTCGTGGTGACTTTACTGGGAGGCTCGTTACTTACTGCGAACTGGTTCTTTTTTATCTATGCAATCAACCACATCAGCGTAAAAGCGGGATCATTGGCTTATCTGGTTTGTCCAATTCTGACGACGGTGCTGGCTTATTTTATTTTGCATGAAAAACTGAACCGCTGGCAATGGGCAGCCGTAGCGTTAAGTGCATTCAGTTGTTCCATATTGTCTATCGGCCATTTGACAGATCTTTTATACAGTCTCATCATTGCCACTTCCTATGCGCTTTATCTGGTAAGCCAAAAGAAAAGCACAGGATTTGATAAATTCCTGCTGCTTACTTTTCAAATTGTATTTTCGTCTTTACTTCTACTACCCTTTTATCCAGTTTATAGTGCCAACGTTCCCACTGAGATTTCATTTTACGTATTGATTGTAGTCATCGCTATTGTTTTTACCATTGCTCCGCTGTTTTTGAATCTGTATGCTTTGCAGGGCGTCAATTCTTCAACCATGGGCATTCTGCTTTATATCAATCCGCTGATCGGTTTTATAATAGCAGTATTCTATTTCAAAGAAGAAATTACGGGATTGCAACTGGTCGCTTATAGTCTGATTCTGGCAGCAATTGTGATCTTTAACAAGAACTATATTTTCAAAAGTAAGAAGGAACTTTCCGCACTTTAA
- a CDS encoding GH92 family glycosyl hydrolase codes for MPLFSINTNSKMTLTKLFSTAFFLASLSSFAQKGTENFVPYAHPLVGTAKMGHTYPGATVPFGMVQLSPDTDTLPYGVNGKYNADVYRFCAGYQYDSKTITGFSHTHFSGTGHSDLGDFLIMPTTGKLQLNPGTEDKPESGYRSAFSHKNETSEPAYYKVKLDDHNITAELTTSNRVGMHQYTFPKSDEAHVILDLMAGLYQYDNKNVWTFVRVENDTLITGFRQTNGWARTRIVYFAMTFSKPFKNYGTRIDDKNVYKGFWGKFDQAHNFPEVAGKNLKMYFDFQTAENEKIKIKFAISPVSTEGALANMKAEIPHWDFDRVKQEGQALWNKEFNKVAIKAINEDDKVNFYTAMYHSFLGPTTYMDVDGSYKGIDQIVHKTDSFTNYTSFSLWDTYRTLHPLFNVLQPARNADMIKSMLAHYNQSVHKMLPVWSHYGNENWCMIGYHSVPVIADAVIKGNANFDVNKALDACVTTARNKYYDGLNYYMEKGFVPDDKNSSSVSKTLEYAYDDWCIAQMAKKLNRSDIYDEFIKRAANYKNVYDASIGFMRPKLDDGSWRKNFDPLDTHGQGFIEGNSWNYSLYVPQAPTDMIELMGGKKRFTTHLDSLFSMNLPDKYFENTEDISRDGIIGNYVHGNEPSHHVAYLYNWLDQPWKTEEKTRMILKAMYKSSVDGLGGNDDFGQMSAWFIFSSLGFYPVAPGSDQYIFTSPTVQNAKLNLENGKTFEIDVKDQSDKNVYIQKIELNGKVLTRNYITHAEIMDGGRINFVMGAKPNKKRVAAESVKK; via the coding sequence ATGCCTTTATTTTCTATCAATACAAATAGTAAAATGACCCTGACAAAGCTTTTTTCCACCGCCTTTTTTCTTGCTTCACTTAGTTCTTTTGCCCAAAAAGGAACAGAAAATTTTGTCCCTTATGCACATCCACTGGTTGGAACGGCCAAAATGGGACACACCTATCCAGGCGCAACGGTTCCTTTCGGAATGGTTCAGTTGAGTCCGGATACCGATACATTGCCATATGGTGTCAACGGAAAATACAATGCCGATGTTTACAGATTCTGCGCGGGTTATCAATACGACAGCAAAACAATCACAGGTTTCAGTCACACGCATTTCAGCGGAACCGGACATTCGGATCTTGGAGATTTCCTGATTATGCCAACAACGGGAAAACTGCAATTAAATCCCGGAACGGAAGATAAACCGGAAAGCGGCTACCGTTCAGCTTTTTCTCACAAAAACGAAACCTCGGAACCCGCTTATTATAAAGTAAAACTCGACGACCATAATATCACGGCAGAATTAACGACCAGCAACCGTGTTGGGATGCATCAGTATACTTTTCCAAAATCGGATGAGGCGCACGTGATTCTGGATTTAATGGCCGGACTGTATCAATATGACAATAAAAATGTCTGGACTTTTGTACGCGTTGAAAATGATACTTTAATCACCGGATTTCGTCAGACAAACGGTTGGGCTAGGACACGGATCGTTTATTTCGCGATGACTTTCAGTAAACCGTTTAAAAATTACGGTACCAGAATTGACGATAAAAATGTCTATAAAGGTTTCTGGGGAAAGTTCGATCAGGCGCATAATTTCCCGGAAGTGGCTGGAAAAAACCTGAAAATGTATTTTGATTTTCAAACAGCGGAAAACGAAAAGATCAAGATCAAATTTGCCATTTCTCCGGTAAGTACCGAAGGTGCATTGGCGAATATGAAAGCTGAAATTCCGCATTGGGATTTTGACCGTGTCAAACAGGAAGGACAAGCGCTTTGGAACAAAGAATTCAATAAAGTTGCGATCAAAGCGATTAATGAAGATGACAAAGTGAACTTCTACACTGCGATGTATCATTCGTTTTTAGGACCTACCACTTATATGGACGTTGACGGATCTTACAAAGGGATTGATCAAATTGTTCACAAAACGGATAGTTTTACAAATTATACAAGTTTCTCACTTTGGGACACTTACAGAACTTTGCATCCGCTTTTCAACGTTTTGCAGCCAGCCAGAAATGCAGATATGATCAAATCCATGCTGGCGCATTATAACCAAAGTGTGCATAAAATGCTGCCGGTATGGTCGCATTATGGAAATGAAAACTGGTGTATGATCGGCTATCATTCTGTGCCGGTTATTGCGGACGCGGTAATCAAAGGGAATGCTAATTTTGATGTTAACAAAGCGCTGGATGCCTGCGTGACAACAGCCAGAAATAAATATTACGACGGACTGAATTACTACATGGAAAAAGGTTTTGTGCCGGATGACAAAAATTCGTCTTCCGTTTCAAAAACTTTGGAATATGCATATGACGACTGGTGTATCGCGCAAATGGCGAAGAAATTGAACCGTTCTGACATTTATGATGAGTTTATCAAACGTGCTGCTAACTACAAAAATGTTTATGACGCATCCATCGGTTTTATGCGCCCAAAATTGGATGATGGTTCCTGGAGAAAAAACTTTGATCCGCTTGATACGCACGGACAAGGTTTTATTGAGGGAAATTCCTGGAATTACAGTTTGTACGTACCACAGGCACCGACTGATATGATCGAGTTGATGGGTGGAAAAAAACGTTTCACAACCCATCTGGACTCACTTTTCAGCATGAATTTGCCGGATAAATATTTTGAAAATACTGAAGATATATCCCGCGACGGAATCATTGGTAATTATGTTCACGGAAATGAGCCTTCACACCACGTAGCTTATTTGTACAACTGGCTGGATCAACCATGGAAAACGGAGGAAAAAACACGGATGATCCTGAAAGCGATGTACAAATCTTCTGTTGATGGATTAGGTGGAAATGATGATTTCGGACAAATGAGCGCCTGGTTTATTTTCAGCTCACTGGGTTTTTATCCGGTAGCACCAGGTTCAGATCAATATATTTTTACCAGTCCAACGGTACAAAATGCAAAGCTTAATCTTGAAAACGGTAAGACTTTTGAAATCGATGTAAAAGACCAGAGCGATAAAAATGTGTATATTCAGAAAATTGAACTGAACGGTAAAGTTCTGACCCGCAATTACATTACGCATGCAGAAATCATGGACGGAGGCAGGATCAATTTCGTTATGGGTGCCAAACCGAACAAGAAAAGAGTGGCGGCAGAATCAGTTAAGAAATGA
- a CDS encoding murein L,D-transpeptidase catalytic domain family protein, whose translation MTKAQVVVLVMVVALSVSFGFQKINPLFVSSSYQIQKDTVSIDSDSVEKPEWAMLYDSLDLKKQGLSETAFLYAWYGFHKMKLDKQIMAIADFSQSSCKKRLYVIDLIKKKLILNTFVAHGRNSGQEYAKEFSNDNSSFQSSLGFYKTLGTYQGKHGLSLRLEGLEKGINDRAYERAIVMHGADYVSEDFIKNTGRLGRSQGCPAVSIADSKKLIQLLYDGAGLFIYSQNPRYFKSSALLSGINMIKEKGQTLGASLLYTSAK comes from the coding sequence ATGACAAAAGCACAGGTTGTAGTTTTAGTAATGGTTGTTGCGCTTAGCGTTTCCTTTGGCTTTCAAAAAATTAATCCACTTTTCGTTTCTTCTTCTTACCAGATTCAAAAAGATACAGTTTCCATAGATTCCGATTCGGTTGAAAAACCGGAATGGGCGATGTTGTATGATTCTCTTGATTTAAAAAAACAGGGACTTTCTGAAACCGCATTTTTATATGCCTGGTACGGATTTCACAAAATGAAACTTGACAAGCAGATCATGGCCATTGCTGATTTCAGCCAGTCGTCCTGCAAGAAAAGATTATATGTAATTGACCTGATCAAGAAAAAACTGATACTAAATACCTTCGTCGCGCACGGCAGAAATTCGGGACAGGAATATGCGAAAGAATTTTCCAATGATAATTCATCGTTCCAGTCAAGTCTTGGATTTTACAAAACATTGGGAACTTATCAGGGCAAACACGGACTTTCTCTTCGTTTGGAAGGACTGGAAAAAGGTATCAATGATCGCGCCTATGAACGTGCTATCGTCATGCACGGAGCGGATTATGTCAGCGAAGATTTTATAAAAAACACCGGTCGTTTGGGAAGAAGCCAGGGCTGCCCTGCCGTTTCAATTGCGGATAGCAAAAAGCTAATCCAGCTTTTATACGATGGAGCCGGCCTCTTTATTTATTCCCAAAACCCGCGTTATTTCAAATCTTCAGCTTTGTTATCCGGCATCAATATGATCAAAGAAAAAGGTCAGACTCTTGGCGCATCCCTTTTGTACACATCAGCAAAATAA